The genomic DNA AGCTACGATAATTGCAATAGAAATGACAACCATGATAATGAGTATTTCAACAGTTGGGGCAAGTTGGATATTTAGCGAGTCCATAATTACAAATCCAAAAAAGATTGTTAGTACAATAATCCAGAATGCAATTGCAACTTTCAGTATATTCTTGCGTCTGGTAGATACTACTGTACCAATATGTGACTCTATTTTGTTCAGCCATGATTTTGATTCGTCCGGAGCGAATACTGAAAGTATCTTCGCATGAGATCTGACAATTTGCGAATCATATAAAGAATGAAATCGTATGTCCTGTCCAATGGCAATTCTACGTTCGACATGCCCGGCCAGGATCATATCGACAAACTCGATTGCATCGGCGATCTGACCACGTGATATATTACGACATCCCCTGTGACCATCTTTGCGCGCCGGGTATTTAAGAATTAATGAACCAGTACCTATCCAGATGAGTGCAGGGATACCAACTGTCAACCATGACAAGATTTCTGAGTCATCAGTAATTGACCTCCCAATGTATCCCAAAATTGGGGATGAAACTAATGCAATAACCAATGAAACTATCATGGAGAAACAGACAAAGGGCACACTAAGTTCATACTCATTACGCCAAGGTTGTTGTCCCTTCAGGTACGCTTCAAATTCCTTGTGGCAGTCATTATCTGCAAAAAACACCATTATCACCGTTATATCCACAATTGGTCAGATAAAATGGTAAAAATATAGATTTAAAGGTTCTGACATTTTGTTGCCATCAGTAATAATTATTGAACTTATGCAATCCTACCTTATTTTATTCAATATTTTTGAACGAACATATGAAGGAGCAATGGCAAAGATCGCCCCTAAAACTGATCTGTTTCCAAGGAGCATCTCAGCGACTATCCGTGAATTTTTCTCTGATGTTAGAAGTGATGCAGCCATCCCCGACGAGTCACCGTGCATGAGGCGTTTCTGGAGCCAAAGACCCCACTTCAGGTCGGATCCAATCTTACGAGACCATGCACGTTCGTAAGAACCGAGCCGTTTTCTTGAGAAATCATTATGCGCCAGTGCGTTGATTGCGGTCTCGGCTGCAAGTTGCCCACCGATCATAGAGTAATAGATTCCTTCTCCAGTTATTGGTGAGCAGTGGGCGGCTGCATCACCCGCAAGCATGATTCTCTCGGAGAAAGAGGGTCTCACAACTCCTGCAAGAGGCATGAGTGCTGCATCACGTTTTATGAGGCGGGCATTTTGTAATTCACTTTTTGCAGGTTCACACTCATAAACGAGGTGGTTCAAATAATCTTCAAGCCTCTTCTCGGACTTTTTTATCTCAGAAACTAGACCTCCGGTTCCGACAACGGTCACATGACCTCGCGGAAAGATCCAAGCATATCCATGTGGTGAGAACTCGGAACCATAATAGAATTCGTTCGTTTGTTCAAATGGGGGCTGGGACGGATCTCTCTCAAAATAAAATTGATTTGCGTAGCCTACAGCATTTGATGGTAGACGGTCTCGTACTAGTGATGTTTTTGTTGATACAGGATTTGCCCCACTACAATCAAGAATCAGTTTACAGGACAGAACGTTCGAACTATCATTGTCCTTGATAGTGACGCGGCAACCGTCCGAGTCAATTGAGATTCCCGTGACCTCTGAGTTCATACGAACATGATCTTGATGGTGTGCTACTCTCTGAAGTAAATGAGTCCCTAGATCACGACGCGCAATATTGTAGCCCTCTACCTCTTCGAATTCTACCGTTATGGCATCCATCGTTGGAAATTTCATTCGTATCGATCGTACTGGAGACCATTCGGGACGGGGTGTGATTCCAAATTCTCTAAGCGCACGCATAGGAAGAAATCCGCCACATGGCTTGTTCTCACCGGGCGCAGAGTCACGATCGATCACAAGGTAGTCAGCATCAATAGTGGATAGGGTCTGGGCCGCCATGAGCCCTGCGGGCCCGGCTCCGATAATGATCACATCAACATCAGTATGCATGTTGCCTATTCACAGGCAGTGACCATAATAAATGGCTGCATTTACTAGTACACGTATGCAAGTTTTGCGATCTATGGTCATTCCGGCATACGTGTACTCATGAGGGTCTAGTACACGTATGATTTTAGAAGTACACGCAAAAATAAGAGCGGGAAATTATGCGTGTACTAGTACACGCATTAATTCAAGAGGTGTGGAGAGTACACGTGTGACGTTGAGAGGTGTTTTTCGTATTTCCCGGCGGAGTGATGTTTTTGGCTTGGTTTTGGAGATTTATACAACGAACGAGCAGTGAGGAGTGATTGTCTGCTGAGCCACGTGTACTAGTACACGTGAGTATTTGGAACCGTGTGATATCCATATTATATCGGGAAATGATTGTGTATCAAGCTACTAGGACCAAGCACATGAAGAGGATCACTAAGAAGATAGGTTGCGGATTTTTTGTGTGGTGCATGATGGATAGTCGTATCACACATCGCATGAATCACATTTAGATCGAGGTGACCTCGGTCCAATTCACAAAGTAGACTGACATTGTGTCACGACCGCAGATCACATTATCATCAAGATGAATATGATATAGAACTGTGTAATGATTTCCGATGGCCAATTTGTAATATATAAATAACTCGTCAAAGAATGCAAAATACGAGCAGTTCTGGCTACGAAGATATCGGAGCGTTTCTGTTCGTGACATATTAGCGTGGAGGATCTCAGGGCTTACGAGACCTGCAAGATCAATGACTCTTCGGCCTGAAAGATAACGAATTGCGCCAACATCATGGGTTGCAATCACCGCATCTTCAGGTGTGTGATCTCGTAACCAATATCCTATGTCAACTTGCATGTCGTTAATATTTTTCACAGAGTTGCCATAGAAATTCGCCTGTTGGATATAGGCTGGAACAATAGGGAGAATCAGAATTCCGATCGTGATAATGACGGTCACTATATTCACGTGGCCAATACGTGGAAGGGACAGATCAGCAAATGCCAATCTATCAAAAACGTTTGCAACACAAATGACTGCGCAGATCATGAACATATCAAAGATTGGAACCAGATATCGAGAATTGTTTATGAGCGCCAAATATGGCATTACCAATCGATATACGAGAGTCAGGACCACAGGATAGGTCCACAGATACGGTTTTGCATGCTTGACTAGAACCAGCCCAAGGAAGATTGCAATCAGCAGAAACGGCCAACTGGCTAGCCAATAGGTCCACCACCAGTCCCACACCGCGATCTCGGCGGGGCCATTCTGATGCACCTTCGCATAGAATGTATCTGGAAGCGGAAGCCCTGTTACACTAAGACAATGAAGAATCCATGGAAGAGCAATAAGCCCTGCGATAATTACTGCGATTGCTACAGTCTTCAAGACATGCCTATACGATTCATGGCCAGTCAGATAGACTGCCCAGATCAAGAAACCAATACCAACTAGTAGTATGCCTTCAGGCCGTGCCAGATAAGAGAGACCCAATAATGCTCCCACGATGTAGCGATCACCAGTTTGGGAACGTTCGTAGACAAAGATGGACCCGAGAAGAAGAAACAAAAAGATCGGGAATTCCATTCCGGATAGCATGAGCCATGTGGTCTTGGGGACGATGACAAATGCGATCATACCGAGAATGGAGTAAATCCCCCTCTCAGTGTGTCGAAGAATCAAGAGACCTACAATAAACGTACAGAGGATATAGAAAAATATTGATATTATATATA from Candidatus Thorarchaeota archaeon includes the following:
- a CDS encoding NAD(P)/FAD-dependent oxidoreductase, with protein sequence MHTDVDVIIIGAGPAGLMAAQTLSTIDADYLVIDRDSAPGENKPCGGFLPMRALREFGITPRPEWSPVRSIRMKFPTMDAITVEFEEVEGYNIARRDLGTHLLQRVAHHQDHVRMNSEVTGISIDSDGCRVTIKDNDSSNVLSCKLILDCSGANPVSTKTSLVRDRLPSNAVGYANQFYFERDPSQPPFEQTNEFYYGSEFSPHGYAWIFPRGHVTVVGTGGLVSEIKKSEKRLEDYLNHLVYECEPAKSELQNARLIKRDAALMPLAGVVRPSFSERIMLAGDAAAHCSPITGEGIYYSMIGGQLAAETAINALAHNDFSRKRLGSYERAWSRKIGSDLKWGLWLQKRLMHGDSSGMAASLLTSEKNSRIVAEMLLGNRSVLGAIFAIAPSYVRSKILNKIR